CCCCGCCGCGAAGCACCCTTCCACGCGCTTCCCCGTGCCGTGCGCCTTGGGTTCCTTGCGCACGGTGAAGGCGTTGACCGGGTCCCCCGCGATCCACGACGCGTGCGCGATGGCGTACGCCACCGGGTCCGCGCCCATCGTGAGCCCGCCGATGGCATCCGGCCGCAGCCCCGCGTCGCGCACCGCCGCCAGCCCCAGCCGCCCGACGACGGCCTGACCTTCGGCGTGCGTGGTGGTGGTGCGGCAGTCGATGTAAAACCGGCTGCGCGCGCCGCTGCTCAGCGCGAAGTCGCCCACGCGGAACGACCTCTCCAGCAGCAGCGCGACGAGCCGCTCGCGGTCCGTGCTCATGCGATGGTGGGCGGCGTCGGCACGGCGACCCACTCCTCGATGGTCTGCGGCGCGGGGTAGGTGTCGTGGAACGCCTCGTGGAGCTTCCGGATCGCCTCCACCGTCGCCTCGTCCGCGCGGATGTCGGTCTCGGCGCCGAACTCCAGGAACTCCAGGTACACCTCCGGCACGTCCGCCGAGATGAAGTTCCACGCGTGCGCCCCCTTGGACGTCGCGGCCGCGTGGAGCTGCAGCCAGAGCGGCACGTACTCCTCGATCCTGTCCATCGGCACGCGCCGCCGGATGCTCACCAGCCTGCGCTGCATCGTCGTTTCCATTGTGTAATCCTGGGTATTCCTGGCCCCGGCGAGTGAACTCGCGGCAACAACAGCACAAAGTCCGCCTTCGCGGACTCGCGGTCGGGATCCGCCCTCGGGCCGCCGGATTCCCGCGCCGCCCCGGGGCTGTAGGGGCGCGATTCATCGCGCCCGTGCCCGCCCCAACACCGCCCCCTATAGCGTACCCCGATCCTTGTAGGGGCAGACCTGCGTGTCTGCCCACCCTCTCCCCCCCACCGACCCCCGCCTTCCAGACCCCAAACCCCGTAGGGGCAGCCCCACGTGGCTGCCCGTGCCTCGCGCAAGACGACCCCGCCTCCACGAGCGCCTGCCGCATCTCGCTTCTCGAGCCGGCTTCAGCCGCCTTCGCGTAGTTCCAGCCGGGGGGATTCATCCTACGGCTCTGGCCGTTAACCTTGCCCGCGCAACAGGGGGCGTCAAGGGCGCGGGGGACCTCCCGGGGCGCAGCGGCGTACATCGTGACGCGGGCAGAGACACGCCCGCGCACACCCCCCGTCCTCCGAACCAACGACATGCGACCGTATCGAACCGCCATGCTCCTCCTGTACGCGCTCGCAATGGCGTGCACCCCCGCATGGGCGCAGGGCGGCGCGGTCGCGGGGCGCGTGACGGGGCCGGGCGGGCAGCCGATCGCGGGGGCGCGCGTGGCCGCCATCCCCGCGGCGGGAGGCGCGGCGCGGCGCACTGCCGTCACGGGCGAGGGGGGCGCATTCCGGCTGGCGAACCTGCCCGCCGGCGCGTACCGGGTGCGCGCCCAGCGACTCGGCTACGCCGCCGCCGAGCAGACCGTCACCGTCGCCGCGGGCGCGGAGGCGCGGGCGGAGCTGGTGCTGGCGGAGGAATCGTTCACCTTGGAAGCCATCCAGGCCCGCGCCGGCGCCGCCGAACAGCGCGAGCGCACCCGCTTCGAAACCGAGGCCGGCGTCACCTCGCGCGTCATCACCGGCGCCGAGCTCAAGGTGATCCCCGGCCTGGGCGAGGCGGACATCATGCGCGCCGTCGAAGTGCTCCCCGGCGTCGTGTCCACATCCGACTTCAGCAGCGCCTTCAACGTGCGCGGCGGCTCGGCGGACCAGAACCTGGTGCTGCTGGACGGCTTCCCCATCTTCAACCCGTTCCACCTGGGCGGCCTCTTCTCCGTCTTCAACGGCGACGTGATCGCGCGGGCGGAGCTCCTGGCCGGCGGCTTCGGCGCGGAGTACGGCGGGCGCGTGTCGTCCGTCCTCAACGTCGAAACCGAGCCGGGGACGCAGGGGAAGGGCGTTCGCGGCTCGGCCGGCGTGTCGATCCTGGCCACGCGCCTGGCGCTGCGCGGCGACCTTCCCGTGCGCGACTCGCTCGGGCGGCGCGGCGGATGGCTGGTCTCGGCGCGAAGGTCGTACTTCGATGCGCTCCTCGCCCCCGTAGTCGACTTCCCGTACCACCTGACCGATCTGCAGCTCGGCCTCTCCATCCCCATGCCGCGCGGCGGAACCCTGCGGCTGACGGGCTACGGCGGCCAGGACGTGCTGGACCTCTCCGACTTCGAGGCGCCGGGCTCCGAAGACGAGGAGCCGGAGGACGACAGCGCGGACGACATCCTGCGCATCCGCTGGAACTGGGGGAACCAGGTGGCGGGCGCGCACTGGAGCCAGCCGCTGGGGCGGTGGACCTCCGACACGCGGCTCGGCTTCTCGCGCTACGCGGAGGCGCTGACCTTCGTGGACTTCGGCGACACGCGCTTCGAGTCGGCGGTCAGCCAGTGGCAGCTCCGCTCCGACTTCGGGCGGCCGCTGGGGACGGGGCTCGCGCTGCGCACCGGCGTGGAGGCGACGCTCCCCGCCTACCGCAACCTGGGCGAGGCGGGCGGCACCGTCTTCTTCTCGGCACGCAGGCGCGGCACCCTCGCCAGCGGCTACGGGCAGCTTCGCTGGGAGCCGTCCCCGCTCTGGATCGTGGAGCCCGGCCTGCGCGCCGACGTGTGGACGGCGGGCGGCCACACGCGCCCCATCGTCTCGCCGCGGCTGGCGGCGAAGCGCTTCCTGGGCACCGGCCGCGACGCCGCGATCAAGGCGTCGGTGGGGCGCTACACGCAGTTCCTCCACTCCCTGCGCGACGAGAACCTCCCCGTCTCCAACGACACCTGGATCACCGCCGACCGCGACGTCCCCGCCGTCGTCTCGGACCAGGTGCAGGCGGGGATCGAGAAGTTCTGGGGCGACCGCTGGTACGTGTCGGCCGAGGCGTACGCGCGGCGCTTCCGCGGCCTCACCGAGCTGAACGTGGCGGACGACCCCAACCGCGAGGGCGACGACCTGATCGAGGGGCGGGGGCGCTCGTTCGGCTTCGACCTGCTGCTGAAGCGCACCTCCGGCCGCCTCACCGGCTGGACGACGCTCTCCCTCCTCCGTGCCACGCGCACCTTTCCCGACCCCACGGCCGCCGGGCTGGAGGGCGTGCCGCAGACGGTAACCTTCCCCCCGATCTTCGACCGGCGCGT
The nucleotide sequence above comes from Longimicrobium sp.. Encoded proteins:
- the pyrE gene encoding orotate phosphoribosyltransferase, translating into MSTDRERLVALLLERSFRVGDFALSSGARSRFYIDCRTTTTHAEGQAVVGRLGLAAVRDAGLRPDAIGGLTMGADPVAYAIAHASWIAGDPVNAFTVRKEPKAHGTGKRVEGCFAAGMRVVVVEDVITTGGSALKAIEAVEAEGGEVIAVLSLVDREEGGREAIEARGYPVHAIVGVGELLGAAG
- a CDS encoding TonB-dependent receptor — encoded protein: MRPYRTAMLLLYALAMACTPAWAQGGAVAGRVTGPGGQPIAGARVAAIPAAGGAARRTAVTGEGGAFRLANLPAGAYRVRAQRLGYAAAEQTVTVAAGAEARAELVLAEESFTLEAIQARAGAAEQRERTRFETEAGVTSRVITGAELKVIPGLGEADIMRAVEVLPGVVSTSDFSSAFNVRGGSADQNLVLLDGFPIFNPFHLGGLFSVFNGDVIARAELLAGGFGAEYGGRVSSVLNVETEPGTQGKGVRGSAGVSILATRLALRGDLPVRDSLGRRGGWLVSARRSYFDALLAPVVDFPYHLTDLQLGLSIPMPRGGTLRLTGYGGQDVLDLSDFEAPGSEDEEPEDDSADDILRIRWNWGNQVAGAHWSQPLGRWTSDTRLGFSRYAEALTFVDFGDTRFESAVSQWQLRSDFGRPLGTGLALRTGVEATLPAYRNLGEAGGTVFFSARRRGTLASGYGQLRWEPSPLWIVEPGLRADVWTAGGHTRPIVSPRLAAKRFLGTGRDAAIKASVGRYTQFLHSLRDENLPVSNDTWITADRDVPAVVSDQVQAGIEKFWGDRWYVSAEAYARRFRGLTELNVADDPNREGDDLIEGRGRSFGFDLLLKRTSGRLTGWTTLSLLRATRTFPDPTAAGLEGVPQTVTFPPIFDRRVDLDVVAQYRLGRRTELGGRFNFGSGVPYSRPVAQIIGFETDVVGGGYRLPRPRSEDPELPVYVVPGSRNQERYPAYHRLDVTLRRRYERSWGTLTPYVQVLNTYNRRNVLFYFYNYSDTPATRSGISMFPVLPTIGVEANF